The Aphis gossypii isolate Hap1 unplaced genomic scaffold, ASM2018417v2 Contig00246, whole genome shotgun sequence genome window below encodes:
- the LOC126553428 gene encoding uncharacterized protein LOC126553428 encodes MKKCTLLWNASYRPKSAEIILQTLGHQLSRPGDTRWNSLYDSLKQILKNKEKNCELFEALGLKNNMLKDLEYIYIDEHLKCVGPLAEALDILQGENNMFYGFVLPVIFSLRRKVQNLLLNDWKYCEPLVNSILTNITKRFSNLVNLNTIEADNAAIAALSHPKFKNRWLSCIDSSHIDRLHKIFNTAVANKIEEINIMSSTDSELTELYTQSNEESHDFFNFDPLVSTGSNAQQSRRSATSEAEIQIVQFFNNLSQDLSILQQYPPIKEIFLCYNTPLPSSAPVERLFSYATMTNLPKSNKLSDDMFEERVIRF; translated from the exons ATGAAAAAGTGTACATTATTATGGAATGCTTCATATAGGCCAAAATCTGCTGAg atcaTATTACAGACATTAGGTCATCAATTATCAAGACCTGGAGATACGCGTTGGAATTCTTTATATGACtcgttaaaacaaattttaaaaaataaggagAAAAATTGTGAGTTATTCGAAGCATTAGGATTAAAGAATAACATGTTAAAAGATTTggagtatatttatatagatgaaCATTTGAAATGCGTCGGTCCTTTAGCAGAGGCATTAGATATTCTCCAAGgcgaaaataatatgttttatggtTTTGTTTTGCCAGTCATATTTAGTTTACGCCgtaaagttcaaaatttattgCTAAATGATTGGAAATATTGTGAACCTTTAGTGAATAGTATtcttacaaatattacaaaaaggttttctaatttagtaaatttaaatacaattgaagCAGATAACGCTGCAATTGCTGCACTGTCCCatcctaaatttaaaaaccgtTGGCTAAGTTGCATTGACTCTTCACATATTGATCgacttcataaaatatttaatacagctgtagctaataaaatagaagaaataaatattatgtcatcaACGGATTCAGAATTAACGGAATTGTATACACAATCAAATGAGGAATCTCacgatttttttaactttgaccCATTAGTGAGCACTGGCAGTAATGCTCAACAAAGTAGACGCTCTGCAACATCAGAGGCAGAAATACAG atcgTACAATTTTTCAACAACTTATCTCAAGATCTGTCAATACTTCAGCAGTATCCACCAatcaaagaaatatttttatgctataATACGCCACTGCCGTCATCAGCTCCGGTCGAAAGATTATTTTCATATGCAACCATGACCAATTTACCAAAATCCAACAAGCTATCGGATGATATGTTTGAAGAGAGGgttattagattctga